The genomic segment CTCGCCCAGGCCCACCGAGTCGTGCGTGAAGATGTAGATCGTGGGCTGCTCCATCAGTGCCGCCAGGCGGATCGGCGGGCGCATGTAGTCCGAGAAGATCAGAAAGGTGCCGCCGAAGACGCGGACGCCGCCGTGCAGCGTCATCCCGTTCATCACCGACCCCATCGCGTGCTCGCGCACCCCGAAGTGCAGCACACGCCCCGCGTAGCTCCCCGGCTCGAAGTCGGCGCCGCCGTCGATGTGGGTGTTGTTGGAGCCCGCCAGGTCCGCGCTCCCGCCCATCAGCCAGGGGACGTTTTTGGCGATGGCGTTCAGCGCTTTCCCCGACGCCGCGCGCGTGGCGATCGGCTTCTCGTCCGGCGTCCAGGTGGGAATCTCCGCGTCCCAGCCTTCGGGAAGTCGCCGCTCCAGCGCGCCGTAGAGGCCGCGCGCCAGCTCGGGATTGTCCGCGGCGTACCGGTCGAAGCGCTGCTCCCAATCGCGCTGCATCAGCGCGCCGCGCTCGGTAGCCTGGCGCATGTGGGCCAGCGCCTCGTCGGGGACGAAGAACGGCTCCTCCGAAGGCCACCCCAAGTTGTGCTTGGTGGCGACGATCTCCTCGGCGCCCAGCGGCTCACCGTGCGCCTTTTCGGAGCCAGCCTTCTTGGGCGATCCGTAGCCGATCACGGTGCGGACGGCGATGAGCGAGGGGCGCGGATCGGCCTTGGCGGAGCGGATCGCCGCATCGAGCGCTTCCAGGTCGTTGACGTCCTCCACGCGCTCCGTGTGCCAGCCGCACGCGGCGAAGCGCCCCTGCACGTCCTCGGTGAAGGCGAGGTCGGTGGAGCCTTCGATGGTGATCTTGTTGTCGTCCCAGAAGTAGATCAGCTTCCCCAGCTTCAGGTGCCCCGCCAGCGACACCGCCTCCGCCGCCACGCCCTCCATCAGGTCGCCATCCGAGCAGATGGCGTACACGTGGTGATCCACCACGCGGTGCCCGTCGCGGTTGTAGAGGGCGGCCAGGTGCGCCTCGGCCATCGCCATTCCCACCCCGTTCGCCACGCCCTGGCCCAGCGGCCCGGTCGTCGTCTCCACGCCGGGCGTGTGGCCGTACTCGGGGTGCCCGGGAGTGCGGCTCTCCCACTGGCGGAAGTCCTTGAGGTCCTGCAGCTCCAGCCCGTACCCCGTCAGGTAGAGCATCGAGTACAGGAGCATCGACGCGTGCCCCGCCGACAGGATGAAGCGGTCGCGCCCGAACCACTTGGGATCGAGCGGATTGTGGCGCAGGTGGCGCGTCCAGATGACGTACGCCAGCGGCGCCAGCGCCATCGGCGTCCCCGGGTGTCCCGAGTTGGCCGCCTGCACCGCGTCCATGGAGAGGGTGCGGATCGTGTTGATGCAGAGCTGGTCCAGCTCGCTCCCGCTCGTCGTCCCTGAGGAGGGCATCGTTCTCTGATTCGAAAGTGATTGGATGCTTCGTGCAGTTCCCCCCCTCTCCCGAGAACGAGAGGGGCACCCTCTCCTGTTATCGGGAGAGGGGGCCGGGGGGTGAGGGCCTCCGCTCCCGCGCCGCCGCGTACACCGCGTGCCGCCCCGCGTCCGGCACGAACAGCTCGCCGCCGACGCGCGCCACCGCCGCCAGGTCGTCGATGAGCCCCAGCCGCTCCAGCGCGATGAGCGCCGCGCCGCGTGCCGTCTCCTCGTCCACCGCGGCCAGGCGCACGGGGCGCCCCAGCACGTCCGCGATGATGCGGGTCCACGCGGGCGACGCATGCAGCGCGCCGCCGCTGGCGACCACCTCGTCCGCGGGTCCGTACGCGCCCTCCATCGCGTCCGCCGCGTCCGCGATGCGGTAGGCGACCGCCTCCAGCCACGCCCGCGCGATGTGCAGCGGCGTCGTGGCCAGCGAGACACCGAGGAGCGCCGCGCGCTCGTCGGGATCGATCAGGGGAGGCCGCGCCGTCACCAGCCCCGGGCTCACCGTCAGCCCGTGACCGTCAGGCGGAAGCTCGTCCAGCGCCGCGTCAAGCTCCTCAGCGGCCGGCAGCGCCAGCGTCCTCGACAGCCACGCGAACGCATTCCCTCCGTTCGAAAGCGCACGGCCCGAGACGGTGCGCCGCCCATCCAGCCGGTAGCACCAGAGCGACTCCGGCGCCTGCGGATCGGGATCGGCGCGGAGCACCCGCAGCGCCGCCGATGTCCCCACCGTCAGTCCCATGCGCCCCGGTCCGAAGGCGCCGCTCCCCAGGCTCGCGCACCCGCCGTCGCCCAGCGCGGGAAACCAGGGGACCTCCCCCAGCTCCGGCCACCGCGCCGCCCACTCCGCCTTCAGCCCGCGCAGCGGCTCGTCCGACACCCCCGGCAGCGCCCCCGGCTCCACGCCGACCGCCGTCAGCGTCTCCTCGTCCCACGCGCACGAGCGAAGCCCCAGGAGCCCCGTCCCCGACGCCATCGACAGCGACGTGCGCGCCTCGCCGAAGAAGCGCAGGAGGAGCATCTCGCCCACCGACAGCCAGGTGACGGCGCGCGGCAAGCTATCGCCCGCCTCCGCGCGAAGCCAGAGGAGGCGCGCGGCGGGGTAGGTAGGATGGAGCCAGCACCCGGTTCGCCGGTGGTACTCCGCCGCGTCCATCCGCCCGGCGAGCTCGCGCGCCGCGTCCGCCGCCCGGGCGTCGCCCCACCCGAAGAGCGGCGTGACGGCCCGCCCGTCGCTCCCCACGCCCGCCAAGCCATGCCAGAACGTCGCCATCGCCACCCCTGCGATCTCCGCGCCAACCTTCCTAGCCGCCACCAGCGCCCCATCGATCACCTCCACGCACCGCCCGACGAGCGCCTCGGCGTCGGTCTCCATGGCGCCCTCCTCGGTGCGCCACGAATACTCCGCCCGGGCGGCCCCGAACCCCGGCGGCTCCGCGCCCGCCGCATCGAACAATTCGGCGCGCACGGACGAGCTCCCGGCGTCCAGCGCCAGGATCCACGGCCCCCGTACCGCGCCTGAATCGGTCATGGTCTTGTGGGTGGCGAGTGAACTCGCTGCAACAACAGCACAAAGTCCGCCTGCGCGGACTCCGGGCCGAGATCCGCGCTCCTCGAGACGGCTTCAGTCGTCTTCGCGTGGTTCCAGCCGGGGGATTGGCGATGCACCGGTCCCTCTGTAGGCAAAAGGGCGCCCCCGCGTCCGCGGGAGCGCCCCTCCGTTTTCATGCCACCCCGCCGTCGCCTACAGGTTGCCGCCGGTGTCGTTGCGCCGGAGCGGGTCGGTGGAGCTGTTGTTCAGCCCCATGCTGTCGTTCCCGTTCCCGATTCCCGGGTTGTCGGTGAGCCCGCTCCCGGTCGTCCCACCGAGGCCGGTGCCGCCAAGCCCCGTGCCGGTCGTACCGCCGAGCCCCGCAGAGCCGGCGCTGTACCCGCCGCCACCACCGAGCGTCGGCTCGTCCCGGTGCACCTCGGCGCGCTCGCGGCGCAGGTCGGCCTCGACGGTCTCGGTCTC from the Longimicrobium sp. genome contains:
- the tkt gene encoding transketolase, yielding MPSSGTTSGSELDQLCINTIRTLSMDAVQAANSGHPGTPMALAPLAYVIWTRHLRHNPLDPKWFGRDRFILSAGHASMLLYSMLYLTGYGLELQDLKDFRQWESRTPGHPEYGHTPGVETTTGPLGQGVANGVGMAMAEAHLAALYNRDGHRVVDHHVYAICSDGDLMEGVAAEAVSLAGHLKLGKLIYFWDDNKITIEGSTDLAFTEDVQGRFAACGWHTERVEDVNDLEALDAAIRSAKADPRPSLIAVRTVIGYGSPKKAGSEKAHGEPLGAEEIVATKHNLGWPSEEPFFVPDEALAHMRQATERGALMQRDWEQRFDRYAADNPELARGLYGALERRLPEGWDAEIPTWTPDEKPIATRAASGKALNAIAKNVPWLMGGSADLAGSNNTHIDGGADFEPGSYAGRVLHFGVREHAMGSVMNGMTLHGGVRVFGGTFLIFSDYMRPPIRLAALMEQPTIYIFTHDSVGLGEDGPTHQPIEQLAALRSIPGLVDLRPCDANETAEAWRFAMEFTDGPIFMALTRQALPHLDRNRFGAASGLRRGAYVLSDAEGGDPEVLLMATGSEVAVTLEAQEALRAEGIRARVVSMPSWQLFARQPREYRESVLPPAITARVAVEAGSPMGWHRWVGSEGHIVGITRFGASAPATRVFEELGFSAANIAAHARAALGRGPTPTGGEGEAGAGGAKLGMDEK
- a CDS encoding gluconokinase; this encodes MTDSGAVRGPWILALDAGSSSVRAELFDAAGAEPPGFGAARAEYSWRTEEGAMETDAEALVGRCVEVIDGALVAARKVGAEIAGVAMATFWHGLAGVGSDGRAVTPLFGWGDARAADAARELAGRMDAAEYHRRTGCWLHPTYPAARLLWLRAEAGDSLPRAVTWLSVGEMLLLRFFGEARTSLSMASGTGLLGLRSCAWDEETLTAVGVEPGALPGVSDEPLRGLKAEWAARWPELGEVPWFPALGDGGCASLGSGAFGPGRMGLTVGTSAALRVLRADPDPQAPESLWCYRLDGRRTVSGRALSNGGNAFAWLSRTLALPAAEELDAALDELPPDGHGLTVSPGLVTARPPLIDPDERAALLGVSLATTPLHIARAWLEAVAYRIADAADAMEGAYGPADEVVASGGALHASPAWTRIIADVLGRPVRLAAVDEETARGAALIALERLGLIDDLAAVARVGGELFVPDAGRHAVYAAARERRPSPPGPLSR